Genomic segment of Cydia fagiglandana chromosome 16, ilCydFagi1.1, whole genome shotgun sequence:
ACAAACCATGTCGTATTTCGGAGAGAGAGTCAGCACGTACACAGCTTTTATTGAAGCTATCAGAAGTCAGAGAACGAATTTAGATATAGTTACGGAAGCGCTTGTAAGTAAAATCAATTTTGTTGAAGGGGACAACGGTGTTAAAGCTACGGGAGTGGATTATATTGTAAATGGTACAAAAGTTAAAGTAAGAATTACTAAAGAAGTTATTTTAAGCGCCGGTGCTATCAATTCCCCGAAATTGTTAATGGCTTCTGGAATAGGTCCTAAAGAGTACTTAgattttttatcgataaatgtTATTAACGATTTAGCTGTAGGTTCAAATTTTCATGATCATTTGTCAGTATGTCTACCTGTTATAAAGTTGGGGAAGACAGCAACGATGAAAAAGTTTCCAGATAAATTATCAGACATATCAAtgtattacaaaaaaagtatcGGGCCTTTGTCAGCAAATTTTCAAGTGGTGGCATTTTTAGAGACAAATGTATCAGACATACTTAATACTGCAGATATCGAAGTAAGATTCCGAGGACATAATTCCAATATGTACTATAGTCACATCGATATGTGCGTATCTCTGTTAACGCCCAAAAGCCGTGGTCAGGTAATTCTAAATTCTAGTGATCCAGTGTATGGGAATCCATTGATATACCCGAACTTTTTAAAAAATCCTACAGATGAGAGAAAATTGCTGTATGGAATACAAGAGGTAGTAAAGCTTTTTGACACTGAAGTATTCAGAAGGGCAGACCTAGAGTTTGACCCACGGCCCATATTGAACAACGAATGCCAAGATTATGAGAAGGTGTCAGATGAATTTTGGTTATGTATTATTCGCCATTTCTCGAGCcctttacataattatgtcggCACGTGTAAAATGGGCACAGCGGCCGATCAAACGGCAGTGGTTGATCAAAAATTAAAGGTTTACGGCACAAGTAACTTGAGAGTGGTCGACGCATCTGTGATTCCAAAAATAATAAGAGGTTCCACTGCAGCTCCTGTTATTATGATTGCTGAAAAAGCAAgtgatttaattaaaacagattggtattgatttaattgttttatttctaaCCTACCGCTTGTTAAATGATTGACCTGTGTTTTCTTTCCAGTCTTTGAGTAGCATCTTGGAAGCCTTCTCTGCGATCATCATTGTTGGTGCAAATAAACTACCTCGAACGTGTGTTGGCATAACAGAGGCATCTACAATCCTAAGGCCTTCTATACCGTGTACTCTTAATTGAAAATCAACTACAGAAGTTGTGCTATTTTCACCCATTATGCATGTTCCTATGGGATTACCTAAAGCTTTGGTATAATGTCTCGCGATACAATTCCACTGTTCTCTATTCTTTAATCGATCGCATGGGAACAAATCTAACGGCGCAAATTTAACCTCATTCTTTTTCATTTCTTTAGTATCAAGTATTTGTAAAGCTATATCTACGCTATCTATTAATGTATCTAAATCTTCGGTCTCTTTTAATAAGTTAGCTTGTATAATGGGCCGACCGTATTTAGGATTCCTCTTATTAAGCGTAACCTTTCCTTTACTCTTTGGCTTAAGTAAAATGGGATAAACATTAACTAGATTATAATAAGCCAATGGCAATTGAGTTTCTTCTGCTGCATGTACACTGACATTGTTTAGCAGGAATTTATCGCTTCTTATAAAATTTCCTTCTAAACTTAGCTCTACATCTGGcgcattttcattttcatataaCTGTATAAACGCTGACAGCTGATTTATTCCTCTGGAAGCTAAAGCACCGCTTCTACTAGCGAACCATTTCTTGAAATCATTAATAATGTCATTATCACTGACAGGTGCGACATCACTTAAGGCAAAAGATAGTCCCCCGGTTGTGACTTGATCTCTATAATTCAAACCAACAGGCAAATTCACTACTGAACTGACATTCAGCCTCTTCATTTCAGCTTTAGGTCCAATTCCAGACAGATGTAGTAGCTTTACATTATTGATCGCTCCAGCGGTTAAAATTATTTCTCTCTTAGCGTATGCCGGTCTTTCCTTTCCCTTTTCCACTTCGTAGTATACTCCTTCTATAGTTTTCTCTTGTTTATCAACGACTATTCTAGTAGCCGTGGCTCCAGTCATAACTATGAGATTCTTTCTATGCCTGACAGTTTTGAGGAAGGCTGTGTTGGTACTGAGCCTTGTGTTGTTGGAGACGGCGAACTGATTGAGGACGATGGCTTCAGCAGCGTTGGTGTTTATGTCCATGGTCCTAAGGCCCATTTCGGCGAAAGCCGTGGCGAAAGTCTCGATGTATTTGTCGACGTACTTGAACCTTTGCAGACGCATCTCCCCTCCGCGGGAGTGGTAGAAAGAGTTCATCAATACATCGTAATCACCTGGAATTTGAATACAAGAAAAATCTCATTTGTGTAAAATTACAATACTTACCTATCTATGACCATGCTAAGTTTGCACCGACTTGGCAGCGACAATGCTCATCAACTTTTTGGCTGTTATTATATCCCATCCCATCAGCCTGGACTGCCAGGAGATAATAGTACAGTAGCAAGTGTGTTTTaagaaatgttatttatactacGTTCTACCTACTATACCTACTAGATGACCCAGTATGGAAATGGTTTATAACAATCATAAAAATGTATGTTTGGTTATTTTCAATACTATTAAACCAGggtttaagagtgacccaggagaacGTAACATGGCAACGAGTACTGATATCAGTTCAGTGTTGTTGTTAGTTCAAACTTCAAATGACTTTGAAGTGACTGTAATATTTTTGGACAGACGCCAATCTTTTTGACGACTCGtaaatgtataaaaacactacaaaaatcttgtacctacatacatgtgCCTCATGTACTTTTTTAAGACTCTCAAGATCCCATCGCAAAAAAGCCCCTCCCAAACAAAtgcattttaaaacgacatgctgAAACAACATCAAAATTAACATGTACATTTTTGTTTTACctaaattttgtttaaaattttttttggtacaaactatagcgacccgccctggcttcgcacgggttaacaaatcataggtacacctaaaccttcctcaagaatcactctattgataagtacttagatgaaaaccgcatgaaaatccgttcagtagtttttgagtttatcgcgaacatacacacaaacacacaaacagacgcggcgggggactttgttttataaagtgtagtGATAAAACAGGCATGTATAAGTTTCGTATGTAActtcaatttgtatggcagggACTAGGTTCGCGTgacttttaaccttttaaccagCCAATCCAAAGACCTCCATCATATGAACTCACCATTGTCTTCCGAAGCTTTAAAATACTCCATCAGATTCCCGAATTTCCAGTCCACAGCGCCTATAATGTCCTTATGCCAAGCATCGTAGTCCACCTTGTGACCTCTAGTGTATTTCATGTCGTTGGTGACAGACGACCCTCCCAGGACCTTATGGAAAATGTcacattataattttataacctagagaataaagtattttatctACATTCTACATAGGTATCATAAACCCTTTATGATGCTTTCAAAAACCGTATATTACAGCTGGCTGGCTGTCAGCATAAAGATAAATTATTCGCATAAAGATAATTTCCGTAAtgattaagatttttttatttttcctgtagctcatcatcatcatcatcatcatctcagcctatatacgtcccactgctgggcacaggtctCCTcccgagcgcgagagggcttgggctatagtccccatgctagcccaatgcggattggggacttcacatacacctttgaatttcttcgcagatgtatgcaggtttcctcacgatgttttccttcaccgaaaagcgactggtaaatatcaaatgatatttcgtacataagttccgaaaaactcattggtacgagccggggtttgaacccgcgacctccggattgcaagccgcacactcttaccgctaggccaccagcgcgctTTCCAGTAGCTATCGTAATAATATTGATGACTATTAACCGCGTAATCGTGCTGATTTAAtttagttaaataataattagacagaaataaggaaaaaatattattatagtgTTATAGCGCTTTAGTAAACCAACCTTCCCCGTCCTAACTTCGCAGCTTCCCCCGGGCCGAGACAGGCAGGAGAAGTTGTTCCGCTCCATCCGGTAGTTCCACAGGATGGGACGGTAGTCTCCGGTAGGGACACCCGGGATGTCATAGTCTATGTTCGATCTCAGTTAACCAACCTTCCCCGTCCTAACTTCGCAGCTTCCCCCGGGCCGAGACAGGCAGGAGAAGTTGTTCCGCTCCGTCCGGTAGTTCCACAGGATGGGACGGTAGTCCCAGGTAGGGACACCCGGGATGTCATAGTCTATGTTCCGTCTCAGTTAACCAACCTTCCCCGTCCTAACTTCGCATCTTCCCCCGGGCCGGGACAGGCAGGAGAAGTTGTTCCGCTCCGTCCGGTAGTTCCACAGGATGGGACGGTAGTCTCCGGTAGGGACACCCGGGATGTCATAGTCTATGTTCGATCTCAGTTAACCAACCTTCCCCGCCCTAACTTCGCAGCTTCCCCCGGGCCGAGACAGGCAGGAGAAGTTGTTCCGCTCCGTCCGGTAGTTCCACAGGATGGGATGGTAGTCTCCGGTAGGGACACCCGGGATGTCATAGTCTATGTTCGATCTCAGTTAACCAACCTTCCCCGTCCTAACTTCGCAGCTTCCCCCAGGCCGGGACAGGCAGGAGAAGTTGTTCCGCTCCGTCCGGTAGTTCCACAGGATGGGACGGTAGTCTCCGGTCGGGACACCCGGGATGTCATAGTCTATGTTCTCTTCGTCGCCCGCCTCAAGTAGTAGGACCTTTAAGTAAAATGCTGTTTAGGCGTTTATGTTAGTCTGTTTTGGTTTTTGCGCTAATTGACATCTAATTCTTAATAACTGAAATTTGCTAAT
This window contains:
- the LOC134671693 gene encoding glucose dehydrogenase [FAD, quinone]-like, translated to MQKRKKRRKDAMSSNITDELCKVCDGRIECAPTAILLITLVHTLYGYIGPKPDYFGKNRANLTRKEKAQEKYPQSRYQEPYNVEYDFVVVGGGTAGCVVASRLSENKKWKVLLLEAGPEEPKMALIPGLTSEFRGSSLDWNYSMRPKKGFCRKRGSKGCEIVQGRVLGGTSTINDMAYMRGSPADYDEWAVIGNHGWDFSHVLPYFRYSEGNYDKDISKNKLFHSTQGPLDVGRYPYADYNVDVLLSALNELGYNYTDINGRDQLGFMRIQTMSYFGERVSTYTAFIEAIRSQRTNLDIVTEALVSKINFVEGDNGVKATGVDYIVNGTKVKVRITKEVILSAGAINSPKLLMASGIGPKEYLDFLSINVINDLAVGSNFHDHLSVCLPVIKLGKTATMKKFPDKLSDISMYYKKSIGPLSANFQVVAFLETNVSDILNTADIEVRFRGHNSNMYYSHIDMCVSLLTPKSRGQVILNSSDPVYGNPLIYPNFLKNPTDERKLLYGIQEVVKLFDTEVFRRADLEFDPRPILNNECQDYEKVSDEFWLCIIRHFSSPLHNYVGTCKMGTAADQTAVVDQKLKVYGTSNLRVVDASVIPKIIRGSTAAPVIMIAEKASDLIKTDWY
- the LOC134672179 gene encoding glucose dehydrogenase [FAD, quinone]-like — protein: MEILFILSLISSCSCDLFSKATRTRADELDVRNSVFDFIIIGGGTAGCILANRLSAVQEWKVLLLEAGDEENIDYDIPGVPTGDYRPILWNYRTERNNFSCLSRPGGSCEVRTGKVLGGSSVTNDMKYTRGHKVDYDAWHKDIIGAVDWKFGNLMEYFKASEDNGDYDVLMNSFYHSRGGEMRLQRFKYVDKYIETFATAFAEMGLRTMDINTNAAEAIVLNQFAVSNNTRLSTNTAFLKTVRHRKNLIVMTGATATRIVVDKQEKTIEGVYYEVEKGKERPAYAKREIILTAGAINNVKLLHLSGIGPKAEMKRLNVSSVVNLPVGLNYRDQVTTGGLSFALSDVAPVSDNDIINDFKKWFASRSGALASRGINQLSAFIQLYENENAPDVELSLEGNFIRSDKFLLNNVSVHAAEETQLPLAYYNLVNVYPILLKPKSKGKVTLNKRNPKYGRPIIQANLLKETEDLDTLIDSVDIALQILDTKEMKKNEVKFAPLDLFPCDRLKNREQWNCIARHYTKALGNPIGTCIMGENSTTSVVDFQLRVHGIEGLRIVDASVMPTHVRGSLFAPTMMIAEKASKMLLKDWKENTGQSFNKR